The following coding sequences lie in one Musa acuminata AAA Group cultivar baxijiao chromosome BXJ3-1, Cavendish_Baxijiao_AAA, whole genome shotgun sequence genomic window:
- the LOC135629234 gene encoding cell division cycle 20.2, cofactor of APC complex-like: MSSSRSRRVEYDRFIPFRSAMDMDYARFALTGPSRPQRDGSRESPSSVAYQKLLDDCILKNRSRILAFKTAPEAPASKLPQFDEPIRPQKKQQRRIPKEPERVLVIHGLLDDNVLNLLDWGSNNVLAIGLEDAVYLWHAANESTKLLQPVEDRGPITCIRWSPDCAVLAVAFGNSDLDLIDPATGHVVDGMEDENQAPVLSLAWRSNSILTVGRFDGTVVDYDFRKDDMFICFYNGHRRGVCSLKWSVLSGRYLTSGGQDKLVHIWDACMPVSCHHSRQRQWLHRISSHTSIVKAVDWCPTQSNLLASGGGCNDHYIKFWNTVNGACLNSIDASSEVCALLWDKNKSELLTSHGSPNNQLTLWNYPSMTRVAEVSGHSSRVLSLAGSPLGGVVASAVADEIVRYVVGNIAMGSFVVSKRQYIFIQAHGFEIFKYERNRLRYKDIKASLDLLSG, encoded by the exons GCCCTAACCGGGCCTTCGAGACCGCAGCGTGATGGTTCGAGGGAATCCCCATCGAGCGTGGCGTACCAAAAGCTTCTTGATGACTGCATTTTGAAGAACAGGTCTCGTATCCTCGCTTTCAAGACTGCACCTGAAGCGCCGGCCAGCAAGCTGCCCCAGTTTGACGAGCCCATTCGGCCGCAGAAGAAGCAGCAGAGGCGAATCCCGAAAGAACCAGAGAGGGTTTTGGTAATCCACGGCTtgttggatgataatgttttgaatctcctcgactggggaagcaataatgtgttggcAATTGGCCTTGAGGACGCAGTGTATCTCTGGCACGCTGCAAACGAGTCGACTAAGCTTCTACAACCTGTAGAAGACAGAGGACCTATCACTTGCATCCGCTGGTCGCCAGACTGTGCAGTTCTTGCTGTCGCATTTGGCAATTCAGATTTAGACCTGATTGATCCAGCAACAGGACATGTCGTGGATGGGATGGAAGATGAGAACCAGGCCCCTGTGTTGTCACTTGCGTGGAGAAGTAATTCAATCTTGACAGTCGGAAGATTTGATGGCACTGTTGTTGATTATGATTTTAGAAAGGATGACATGTTCATCTGTTTCTATAATGGGCATCGGCGTGGagtttgtagtcttaaatggtccGTGTTGTCCGGGCGGTATTTGACGAGTGGAGGGCAGGACAAACTAGTGCACATATGGGATGCCTGCATGCCTGTCTCATGTCATCATTCACGTCAACGTCAATGGCTTCACAGGATCAGCAGCCACACTTCCATTGTGAAGGCCGTTGACTGGTGCCCAACTCAGAGCAACCtgctggcttctggtggaggTTGCAATGATCATTACATTAAGTTTTGGAACACCGTTAATGGTGCTTGCTTGAACTCGATTGATGCTAGCTCTGAAGTTTGTGCATTACTATGGGACAAAAACAAATCTGAATTACTGACCTCTCATGGTTCGCCGAACAATCAACTCACCTTGTGGAATTATCCATCCATGACGAGAGTGGCTGAGGTTTCCGGTCATTCATCCCGGGTTCTTTCCTTGGCTGGGAGTCCACTGGGaggtgtagtagcttctgcagTAGCAGATGAGATAGTCAG ATATGTTGTTGGTAACATTGCGATGGGAAGTTTCGTGGTGTCAAAGAGGCAGTACATTTTCATACAAGCGCATGGATTCGAGATCTTCAAATATGAGCGCAACCGCCTAAG ATACAAAGATATTAAAGCATCTTTGGATTTGCTTAGTGGGTGA